One genomic segment of Blastocatellia bacterium includes these proteins:
- a CDS encoding DinB family protein, with protein sequence MMRNFSVQLARWPMLLIGFTLAMSGAVAAQQPPPPPPPPPAAQQPPPPPPSAGSPQTPAPPAKALPTSRREAAIMDWQQAKAWTKAYLEAMPAEHYGFKPVPEIRTFADQFLHAAQSTFALAAVATDRPNPYEGREFSEEKELQQKDAVIKRVMEAYDFVIEGLKATTDEKLNVVVPARRATVLAPKWQLLQWAFTNQTHHRGQTTIYLRLKGIVPPPQPPL encoded by the coding sequence ATGATGAGAAATTTTTCAGTTCAACTTGCTCGATGGCCAATGTTGCTTATCGGGTTCACGCTGGCGATGAGTGGCGCGGTGGCTGCTCAACAACCGCCGCCACCGCCGCCGCCACCACCGGCTGCTCAACAACCGCCGCCGCCACCGCCATCGGCTGGATCACCGCAAACACCAGCGCCGCCGGCGAAAGCATTGCCAACTTCACGACGCGAGGCTGCGATCATGGATTGGCAACAAGCGAAAGCCTGGACCAAAGCGTACCTTGAAGCCATGCCCGCCGAGCATTATGGATTCAAGCCAGTGCCTGAGATTCGCACGTTTGCCGATCAGTTTCTGCATGCAGCGCAGAGCACATTTGCGCTTGCAGCCGTCGCAACAGACCGTCCCAATCCCTATGAGGGAAGGGAATTCTCCGAAGAAAAGGAGTTGCAGCAGAAAGACGCGGTCATCAAGCGTGTGATGGAAGCCTATGATTTTGTCATCGAAGGGCTCAAAGCGACGACCGACGAAAAGCTCAACGTCGTCGTGCCGGCGCGGCGCGCAACGGTGCTGGCCCCCAAATGGCAACTGCTGCAATGGGCGTTCACCAATCAAACGCATCACCGCGGTCAGACGACA
- a CDS encoding DUF962 domain-containing protein — protein sequence MAKEYTTFAEFYPFYLSEHSHPVCRLLHVIGSGLVLATALYAIATRQWALLWLLPVIGYGFAWVGHFFFEKNKPATFTYPLYSFMADWVMFKDVLTGRLKL from the coding sequence TTCTATCCATTCTATTTGTCCGAGCACAGCCATCCCGTTTGCCGGCTGCTGCATGTGATCGGCAGCGGTTTGGTTCTAGCAACAGCACTCTACGCGATAGCGACCCGGCAATGGGCCTTGTTATGGTTGTTGCCGGTGATCGGTTATGGATTTGCCTGGGTCGGCCATTTTTTCTTTGAGAAGAACAAACCAGCGACGTTCACCTATCCGCTCTATAGCTTCATGGCCGATTGGGTCATGTTCAAAGATGTGCTCACAGGCCGATTGAAGTTGTAA